From a region of the Triticum aestivum cultivar Chinese Spring chromosome 7D, IWGSC CS RefSeq v2.1, whole genome shotgun sequence genome:
- the LOC123171372 gene encoding uncharacterized protein, which yields MEVVKSLLKPKSTPQQQLREWQRRLRRAATSSARSKVPLPSLPDSIQFRALGLQLVADFWFWGRCADVQKEEKKVEKAIRDAAKALAKELVQSRKAVNHLYENNAQLNSISMHLGCCDRRPEQQDPHEDPAEVDVGQEDHQALVHVARSCSSPRLALMKNTSAFVANNTRMLHN from the exons ATGGAGGTGGTGAAGAGCCTCCTGAAGCCGAAGTCGACACCGCAGCAGCAGCTGCGCGAGTGGCAGCGCCGCCTCCGCAGGGCCGCAACATCGAGCGCCAGATCCAAggttcccctcccctccctccccgaTTCGATCCAATTTAGGGCTCTAGGCCTTCAATTGGTTGCTGATTTTTGGTTTTGGGGCCGGTGCGCAGACGtgcagaaggaggagaagaaggtggAGAAGGCCATCCGGGACGCCGCCAAG GCGCTGGCCAAGGAGCTGGTGCAGTCCAGGAAGGCGGTCAACCACCTCTACGAGAACAATGCCCAGCTCAACTCCATCTCCATGCACCTCG GATGCTGCGATCGACGGCCTGAACAGCAAGACCCACATGAAGATCCTGCTGAAGTGGATGTGGGGCAGGAGGATCATCAAGCTCTTGTGCACGTAGCGAGGAGTTGCTCTTCGCCTCGCCTTGCGCTGATGAAAAATACAAGTGCTTTCGTTGCTAATAATACACGCATGCTCCACAACTAA